In Methanocella paludicola SANAE, the sequence ATTGCCAATCAAACGAATCCAGCACCTTGATATGCACATCAGAAAGTATATTTAACTGACAATCAAGACAACTATGGGTTATCAGCAAGCCGTTTTTACTAAGCATAAACACTGCTTGACCAGATAACCCAAATACTTTCTAAGACTTTTACAACACCCTAATTATGATTAATCAAAAGCACTATAATAATTTGTAAACCTGGCTATACCCTAATAAATATTCGGTATATTTTATATACTCATTTGTATTATTATGTTCTGTTTTAAAGGGAGAGCATGTTGTGGCCATGGGGTTATTCGATATGGCAAATCGCTGGCTTCGAGTTAGCCCATGGCGTCTTATCGGCATTGTGTGCGTTACTGGTTTCCTTGCCGGCGGTCTACTGGACCTGGACCACGTACTTGAGATCTTCGGCTTCAAGATCGGATATGTCCCATTTCAAATACCGGGCAGGTATCATAGTGGCCGTATTTTGCATGGTATTGCTTTCGTTGGGGGCGGGGCTCTGTGCACATGTGCTGGAGGATATCTTTATTGGAATATTCTAAAGGATGTTGTGGTTAAATTTAAAAATAAAGTGCAGGAACGGCTCGCATCCTTATCTTCTTAAGGTGGGCGCATGCAGGCTAACATAATAAGTGGGTGGATAAAGGATATTCATAGCATTTTTATGAAGCCCGAAGCGCCCAAAGCAAGCTTTAAGCTCGACGACCTGTCCTTCTTTTTTCAGTTCGTGAAACCCATCTGGAAGATGGGCGTGCTGAGCCTGTTGCTCACGACATTGATCAGTGGCGTAAGGACCGTGATCCCGCTGAGCAGTAAGGTGCTCGTCGATTTTGTGATCCTGAACACCGGCTTCAGCAGCATTACGAATATTCTGACTTTGCTGGGCCTCGGGGAATATGCTCAAACGGCGGTCAACCTGTTCAGCTCGGTCAACTTCCTGATGGTCGTCCTGTTTTTCATCGGGGTCATTTATGCGCTGCTACAGATCCTCCAGGGATACATGACTACTAAATATCAGCAGGAACTGACCTATAACCTGCAGACGAGGCTGTTCGACCACGTTCTAAGGTTCCCCCTGTCCTTCTTCAAGAACAAGCAGACAGGGTACCTCCTATCCCGGGTGTCGGACGACGTCGATACGCTCCAGTACCTGTTCTCGAGTGCCGTCATCAAGATCTTATCGAGTGCATTATTTTTACTTTTTAGCCTCTTTATCCTTTTATCGCTGAACGCTACCCTGGTCATCTTTATCCTTTGCACCCTTCCCCTTTACGTGTTGCTGCGGTACTTCTTTTTCGGCAGGATAAGGGCCCTGAGCTATAAGGAGCGAGAGACTCACGCCAAGCTGTCGCAGGATATACAGGAAGTGCTGTCAGGGGTGGAGGTCGAGAAGACACATGCCACGGAGGACCGGGAGGTAGAGAGAGTCTCCAGCAGCCTGAGGAACGTCATCCAGGTGCGGCTGGTCAATACGGTCATTACAGCCATCTCCAAGCCATCGTGGACGGCATCCAGTTCATGCTGATGATGGCGGTGATGTGGGTGGGCGTGTACGAGATACAGCGGGGCGCCATGACGATGGGCGACTTCGTCGCCTTCCTCGGGTATGTGCTGATCATGACGGGCGCCGTCTATAGCCTGTTCACCACGTACCAGTCGTTTCAGCCCATGCTGGCCTCGATGGACCGTTTGAAGGAATTGTTCAGTATGGTGCCCGAGTTCGAAAGGGATAAGGATGCGCGAAAATTGTACGTTCCTGAAGCTTTTATTGGGCGCGTCAAGTTCGATAAGGTGTCTTTCGCCTACGGTAAGGAGCCCGTGTTAAAAAATATCAGCTTTGAAGTGCTGCCTGGTGAAGCGGTTGCGCTCGTTGGGCCGAGCGGGGTGGGGAAGACTACGATGATTAATTTGCTGCTTAAGCTATACATCCCTCAGTCCGGCGCGATCTACCTGGATGGGGTGAATCTGAAAGGCATTGACCATGTCTGGCTGAGGAGGCAGATTGGTGTAGTCTCGCAGGAGATTTTCCTGTTCAACGATACAATCGAGAATAACATCAAATACGGCAAGCCAAATGCTGGCCATGATGAGGTGGTAGCGGCCGCCAGGAAAGCGCAGATACATGATTTCATCATGGGCTTGCCCGATGGCTATAATACGGTCATTGGCGAAAGGGGTACTAAGCTGTCAGTGGGGCAGAGGCAGCGGATCTCTATTGCCCGGGCGTTTCTAAAGGATTCGCCGCTGCTGATACTGGATGAGCCGACGTCGGCCATTGATGTTGAGACTGAGCGGTCTATCAAAGAGTCTTTGAGTAATTTGGTGAAGGGGAGGACGACGTTCATCATTACCTACAGGATGTCGCTGGCGGATATCGCGGATAAGGTGGTGGGGATAGTTGATGGGAGTATTGCCAGGGCGGGGACAAATCAAGAAATATTAAAAACCGTTTAGCCCCGTCTATGTTGTTTTCGTGGCGTTTACCCAGAGATGGCATTCTCTGTAGGGGGCTGTCTTGTTCCCGTCCGCATACAATAGGAACTCCATCTTCATGTTAGTCCCTACACGGTCCGGTTTCAAGTCGATCTTCTTTTCCCATGTCTGGTTATCGCCCAGTGTCAGCTGTTCAGTGTAGATATTCGATATGGTAGCACTGTCGTTGAGGGCGACGACGAGGTCGTAGGTCACGTTACGGTACTCATGGTTCACGATGCCGACGATGACCGGCTTCTGGTCGCCCAGCGTATATTTCGTCGGATAGTTGTCGGCCTTACCGTCCGGCCCTAGAATGTAAAACTCGGTAAACTTCTCGCCCTGCTTGGGTACGGCGATGACATAAGCAAGCGTGGCGATCGACAGTAGAATGGATATAATGAGAACAACTGTGAGGGCCTTATCTAGCTTAGTCTTGTCCTCCGAGAACACTTCGCCCCTGAACTGATGGTAAACACCGACAAAATCGATCCCAAAGCGCTCTGCTACCGGTAACTCATGTCGCCGCTTGTTAGCGACCAGCATGCAGATGAAGGTAAATATCGAAAGGCAGACGACGATAGGGTCGAGCCGGATGCCCCAGGGCGTATAGTTCAAGCCCAGGCCGATCAGCGGAGATACGGCGATGCTCAGGCCGAACGAGAGGGCAGTCCTCTCGATGCCGTCGATGTCCTTTTTACCCGGGAATAGGGCGGCGATCAGCGCGTAGCCGGGTATGAATAATACCATGATCAGGCCCAGCGCCGACCTTATGATACTCTCGTTAATAATGGGCACGTAAATGAACGCAAGCGTGATCACGGTAAAAAGCACTACGAGTTTCAGATCAGCCGCCATGCCAATAAAGAAATCGCCGATAGACAGTTCAATCGTATCGGCATCAACATTTTTCGAAGCCATGAAACCTCATAATAATCTTAAAGTAATGTTTATAGCCTTGCCGCTCTCCTCGATTTTCTCGATGCGGGCTTTCCTGCCGGTGGCCGAGACGGCCATACATGCCAGAAAGCTACAAATGGGACAGCCCGTTCGCGTGCATACGTCCGGGTTGCCCGTGCGAATGGAGCGGCATAAGTCCTCGTTCGCCATGCCACTCATGGATATCGTAATGGTGCTTCCATCCAGGCGGACGCTGACGGAGGATGCCAGTTCCAGGCCGTTCTCCAATACGTCCTTCATTTCGCTCTCCAGGCCTTCCCGCGTGAAAACGGCTCCCATACCGGATGTGAGCTCGAAGAGCCCATACCCGGGAGGCGTGAGGGAAATGCCCTTGATAGGCCCCTTAACGTCGAACACCTCAATGCCCGGGTTAAGCGAGGCCACGTCCTTTTCTTCAACGCGGGATATTGGTATGAAGACGCGGATGAGGCCGCCATTGCTCGAGGTAATGCCCCCGGTACCCACGAGCATCGAAGACAGAATCTGGTTCAGCGACAGTACGGTCGATATGGCGGTCGCGTCGCAGACCTCATCCCTCAGGTAGCGTGAGGGCGTGAAGAAATAGAGCATGATGGCAAGCGATATGACGCCCGTGCCCGCGAGGGCCAGGAACATGGACATGGATGAGCCATCGTTCGTGGCCAGCCACAGGACCATCAGCAAGACCCCGAGAATAGCAAATACAATGGTAACCACTTTGACCCTGCCACTGCCCAGGGCTTCTCTCATCATACTCCGCCAGCTTCTGCCATCGTCGCTCATCCTTTCATCTCCTGATATGGCCCCTGCCGCGACGGATCCTGCCCTCGGGCTTTTCCCACTCATGGGCAGAAGTCACATCGATCGAATATGACCTTAATTTTTTCTCGGCGTACGCCAGCTCCATGATACGCTCATGGTCCGGGCCCGGCGGGCCGCAAAGGATGACCCGCGCCGAATGCCCATGGTAACGGGCCAGCCGCAATCCGTTCATCAGCCCTGGCAGGCCCATCGATAGACCGGTGACTACCCGGATGTCGCAGGGATTTTTCAAATCACCGGCGACGGAGAGTATTGCCTTTATGAAGCCGTCCTCCCTGACATTTGTCAGATATCCCTTAAAGGTTTCTTCGATAACGGGTTTCAGGACGTCGATGCCGGATTCACTCTGGATCGCATGCCCGGCGTCATAGACTTCGCTGATCGATATACAAGGCCCGGCGCCGGCCCGGTCATCGACCGCGTGCAGCTTCGATAGCACGTCCGATAGCCGCCGGATGTGCTCCCGGCCCATGCCCGGGCGAACATGTTGCACGATCTCCGACCGGGAGAAGCAGATGAGCCCGACCTTTTCGCCTTTGTACAGCTCGCGGTCGATGAGGCCGGAGACGATGGCGATGGATGACTCGAATGCCCGGGGGCTCAGATCGACCAGGAAATACGCCGGAAGAGTTCTATCGGCCTCGAACTCCCGGACGACCAGCTTGCCAGCCCGGGACGAGAGTGCCCAATCGATGTTCTTGATGGCGTCGCCGGGCATATACAGCCTGACGCCATAGAAATCGCTACCTCTCTGCTTATCCACGTTGCTGCCCCCTGCCGCAGCATTTTTCTGGTAGTCGTGGAGGCCCGGCTTCGGCCGCAGCATATGTTCCCCGAGTGATAAACGTACCCTGAGGACCTTTGCTTCGCCTGCCACGGCGGTAATGGCGAATAATAAGGATGAAACGCGCACTTCTACGGTCCCGACGGTATAATCGCCAGGCTTCAGAGGGAAGAGATCCATGCTCAACGTGCGCTCCTCGCCCTTTCGAAGCTTGATGGTCTCGCCGGGCGGCGTTGCTTCAAGAGAATCGTCGAGCACTGGCGTGACCGAAAGCAAGATGCCGGATAGTTTTCCACTATATGAGGCCGTGACCATATGAATCGTGCGCATGCCCGGCGACAAGACGGGACGCGAGAGGCTCGAGGACAGGGACAGGTCACGCTCCAGCGAAGACGCCGCGAGCAGCAGGGACAGGGCGTCCGATGCGATGAAGACGAGAATGATCGTGAACACCGTGTAAAAAAGCAAGCTCCCGGTGACGAGTGCAAGGAGCAACAATGCCAGCGCCGATGCCAGCATCGGGAGGGCGCTATCTTTCAATTCCATGGCGATCAGGATGGGACTTTAACCGCTGCCATAAGGTCCTCGACAATGCGGTTCACCGTCATCCCTTCCTGCTCGTACTCGGGCTTGACGATCAGCCGGTGGTTAAGCACCCGCGGAACGAGATATTTCACATCGTCGGGGATAACGTAATCGCGGCCCCTAAGCGCCGCAACCGCCTTGGACGCCTTCAGGAACGATATCGAGGCACGGGGGCTGGCACCCAGCAAGAGTTTTTCATGCCGCCTCGATGCGATCACGAGGTCCCGAATATACTCGAGGACCTTGTCATCGATATATACTCGCTTAACCGTATCGATCATATAGCCCACCTTTTCACTGTTCAGGGCATCCTCGATGTTAACGCCCGATCCGGCATTCTTCGACTTGAGCAGGGCGAGCTCATCGTCGTTATCCGGATAGTCGATATCCAGCTTGAACATAAAGCGGTCGATCTGAGCCTCGGGCAGGGGGAAGGTGCCGATGATATCGATGGGATTTTCAGTCGCGATGACCATGAATGGCTCGGGTAACGGGTACGCGACGCCATTGATGGAGACCTGCTTTTCCTCCATCGCTTCCAGCAATGATGACTGGATCTTCGGCGACGCGCGGTTTATCTCATCGGCGAGGAGCAGGTTAGTGAATATCGGGCCCTTGTACACGTTGAACTCCATGGTTTTCTGGTTAAATACCGGGCCGCCGGTGATGTCCGAGGGCATAATGTCCGGCACGAACTGGATACGCTTGAAATTGAGGCCGGTGGACGCGGCGAAGACCTTGGCGATGGTCGTCTTGGCCACGCCCGGAACGCCCTCGAGCATAATATTGCCGCCCGCCAGAAGGGCCGTGAAAATGTCGAATACCAGGGATTCCTTCCCAATAATCGCCCGCCTGGTCTGAGCGTTGACTCGATCGACCATCGAGCTAAAATCATTAATGCCACTGGCGGCTTTTGAATTAACCTCGATCACCATGCTAATCCTCTAAGTTCAATCCGATTTTTTAATGTCTTTTTCTTTAACAGTTAACCTATTCAATATAAGGTTTTTTATGGATCGCCTGATCATCCCTAGCCGAGGGATGAACATATCCCGGCCGATATATGCGATACAGGCGACGATTATCAACAGCAGGACGGTCAACTGAGCAATGATATCGCCTTTTAAGGTAAAGTAAACGGACCCCAGCGGTGTAACGGCGTTTCCGTGAGAGACGTCGACCAGCACACGGCCGCGAGATAAATCCTGGAGGAAGGCGCGATTGTCGCCTTTATCGAGCATGCTATTGATGAAGATATCGGCATCGCTGACGACGATGAGCTCACCGTTGCCTGCACTATAGCGGGCTGCTACCGGGTATATCCCCATTCTATCATTATAGTCTAACCATATATCGTCGTTATAGTCCAGCCAGGCGTCCGGGGAAGTCGAGGCGAGCACCACCGCGTTCCCCGAAATGTTAAGCACTGCCGGGTGGTTGAGCACAAGTTTACTAACGTTCGCAGTGTAAGGGGTAGCCGCTATGTCCGTTATCGTCGGGAAAGACTGGTTAACATAATAGTTCTCGTACTGGCACATCGGGACCGGATCGATCGTGAAGGGCGAGCCGATGCCCGTGAGCAGGCTGTTCGCCTTTCCGAAGTCGTCCAGGACTACGACGGTCCCTCCCCGGCCAAGAAACGCGGCCACCTGCGATGACTCGCCGGCTGTATAGTTCACGGCGGGGCTTATGACCATTAATATATCACCGCTGCCCGCATTATCCAGGCCGGATAAATCATAAAGGGGCTGGATACCGGCATGCCGGGCCATATTATTTAATCCATTCCAGTATGGATTGGTCAGGCGAAAATCCGCATCTGTGACATAGAGCCTCGCCGCAACGACCACGAGCACTATACTGACGACAATAACGATAAGTAGTGTCGTTTTTCTCATCGGCCCGTCTCCCTGATGCGGTCGTCCAGCTCTTTTAGGCTTCCGATAGCCCTATCGAGTTCTGAAGAGGTGATCGTACGGTTCGCAAATACGGCCTTTTCATAGAGGAGGATTATGTCTTTTAACGGCAAGGAAAGGGATGGCATGGCAGCTACAGCCGCATTATAGAGCTCATGATGCGTCAAAGACTCATCGAACTTGAAGCGGTCGGAGATTAATTTTCTCGAAATGGCATATAACCGTACCATCGCTTCGCGAGTGTCATTCACGCCAATGGCCCTTATCCGATCGGACTCTTTCAAAACGTCCAGCGGCGGCTCTACGTGTTCCCTGGGGCGCTCTACGGGCCTGGATACTTCGGGCATAACAACGGCCTTTTCAGGCATCGGGGCATTGTACCGGCGATAGGCAAGGACAGCGGCCGCAGAAACTATCAGCAGGATAATGGCCCCAAGTATTATGGTCGTTAGCTGGTCTACAAGCGGCCCTGCCGGCTGGAAAATGACCGCCAGTGGAGAGCTCGAAGAACCTGTGAGCGACATGCCCGATCCGGGATCGTATGAGGCAATTATCGTGTAATTTCCAGCAGATGAATTATTCTGTAAAGTAATACTGGCATTGTAGGCCCCATCATCTCCGGTAGGGAAGGTACCAGCGGCCGAGCCATCGACGTAAACGGAAATGTTTTCCCCTCCGACGGGCACGCCATTATCGGCTAAAAGATAGCCATATACATTATAGGTACCATCAGCGCTGGCTGCATCCGATGCGCTAAGCGTTAAGCTCGTCGACCGGGCCGCGATGTTCAATGCAATATCGCCGGAGGACGCGCCAAGAAGAATATCATTAGCCCCTCGATGGTATGTAGCATTAATGCTGGATATACCGGCAGGCAGAGACGGTCCGATGCGCAGCGTATATGAATATGAGCCATTCTTATCCGTCGATACATTTGCCAGGGAAGAGCCGTTAAAGAATAATTCGACGGACCTATACGGCATACCCATATCGCCGGCCGTCAGCTCGCCCATCACACTCACGGTGTCCCCGAACGACGCCGCATCCCTGTCGAGCCTGATCGACAACGTTGCGGGCATATCCTGAAGAGTTAGCTCGATATAGTTGCTGGTAATGACCGGGCCCGACGAAGAGTCAGGTAAGTATTCCGCATGGGCGAGAACGTGGTCGCCGGATACGCTTACCGGCACTTCGTAACCGACAGTGCCATCGCCATTTACATCCGTTATGAAGGTGCCCGCAAGCCTGCCATCGACGTACACGCTTACGCTCGCATTACTGATGGGCATGCCATTCATATCCTGGAGATCCCCGGAAAAATATATAATATCTCCCACGGACGTCCTGTTCTTGTCAACGCTCAGCTTTAGCCGGGAATTGTTTTCAGGTATGCGTAAATCGCTATAGGACTGGTTCAGCTGGTACATGTGATGGTCCAGGCTGCTTAAGGAACTGTCCAGCAGGCCCACGTCCACACCACGGCCAGTGAGGAAATCCTCTATGACCGTAGCGTTACGCCTCA encodes:
- a CDS encoding ABC transporter ATP-binding protein; translated protein: MKPEAPKASFKLDDLSFFFQFVKPIWKMGVLSLLLTTLISGVRTVIPLSSKVLVDFVILNTGFSSITNILTLLGLGEYAQTAVNLFSSVNFLMVVLFFIGVIYALLQILQGYMTTKYQQELTYNLQTRLFDHVLRFPLSFFKNKQTGYLLSRVSDDVDTLQYLFSSAVIKILSSALFLLFSLFILLSLNATLVIFILCTLPLYVLLRYFFFGRIRALSYKERETHAKLSQDIQEVLSGVEVEKTHATEDREVERVSSSLRNVIQVRLVNTVITAISKPSWTASSSC
- a CDS encoding ABC transporter ATP-binding protein, yielding MDGIQFMLMMAVMWVGVYEIQRGAMTMGDFVAFLGYVLIMTGAVYSLFTTYQSFQPMLASMDRLKELFSMVPEFERDKDARKLYVPEAFIGRVKFDKVSFAYGKEPVLKNISFEVLPGEAVALVGPSGVGKTTMINLLLKLYIPQSGAIYLDGVNLKGIDHVWLRRQIGVVSQEIFLFNDTIENNIKYGKPNAGHDEVVAAARKAQIHDFIMGLPDGYNTVIGERGTKLSVGQRQRISIARAFLKDSPLLILDEPTSAIDVETERSIKESLSNLVKGRTTFIITYRMSLADIADKVVGIVDGSIARAGTNQEILKTV
- a CDS encoding DUF1616 domain-containing protein; the protein is MASKNVDADTIELSIGDFFIGMAADLKLVVLFTVITLAFIYVPIINESIIRSALGLIMVLFIPGYALIAALFPGKKDIDGIERTALSFGLSIAVSPLIGLGLNYTPWGIRLDPIVVCLSIFTFICMLVANKRRHELPVAERFGIDFVGVYHQFRGEVFSEDKTKLDKALTVVLIISILLSIATLAYVIAVPKQGEKFTEFYILGPDGKADNYPTKYTLGDQKPVIVGIVNHEYRNVTYDLVVALNDSATISNIYTEQLTLGDNQTWEKKIDLKPDRVGTNMKMEFLLYADGNKTAPYRECHLWVNATKTT
- a CDS encoding DUF58 domain-containing protein yields the protein MELKDSALPMLASALALLLLALVTGSLLFYTVFTIILVFIASDALSLLLAASSLERDLSLSSSLSRPVLSPGMRTIHMVTASYSGKLSGILLSVTPVLDDSLEATPPGETIKLRKGEERTLSMDLFPLKPGDYTVGTVEVRVSSLLFAITAVAGEAKVLRVRLSLGEHMLRPKPGLHDYQKNAAAGGSNVDKQRGSDFYGVRLYMPGDAIKNIDWALSSRAGKLVVREFEADRTLPAYFLVDLSPRAFESSIAIVSGLIDRELYKGEKVGLICFSRSEIVQHVRPGMGREHIRRLSDVLSKLHAVDDRAGAGPCISISEVYDAGHAIQSESGIDVLKPVIEETFKGYLTNVREDGFIKAILSVAGDLKNPCDIRVVTGLSMGLPGLMNGLRLARYHGHSARVILCGPPGPDHERIMELAYAEKKLRSYSIDVTSAHEWEKPEGRIRRGRGHIRR
- a CDS encoding AAA family ATPase, which produces MVIEVNSKAASGINDFSSMVDRVNAQTRRAIIGKESLVFDIFTALLAGGNIMLEGVPGVAKTTIAKVFAASTGLNFKRIQFVPDIMPSDITGGPVFNQKTMEFNVYKGPIFTNLLLADEINRASPKIQSSLLEAMEEKQVSINGVAYPLPEPFMVIATENPIDIIGTFPLPEAQIDRFMFKLDIDYPDNDDELALLKSKNAGSGVNIEDALNSEKVGYMIDTVKRVYIDDKVLEYIRDLVIASRRHEKLLLGASPRASISFLKASKAVAALRGRDYVIPDDVKYLVPRVLNHRLIVKPEYEQEGMTVNRIVEDLMAAVKVPS
- a CDS encoding DUF4350 domain-containing protein, which produces MRKTTLLIVIVVSIVLVVVAARLYVTDADFRLTNPYWNGLNNMARHAGIQPLYDLSGLDNAGSGDILMVISPAVNYTAGESSQVAAFLGRGGTVVVLDDFGKANSLLTGIGSPFTIDPVPMCQYENYYVNQSFPTITDIAATPYTANVSKLVLNHPAVLNISGNAVVLASTSPDAWLDYNDDIWLDYNDRMGIYPVAARYSAGNGELIVVSDADIFINSMLDKGDNRAFLQDLSRGRVLVDVSHGNAVTPLGSVYFTLKGDIIAQLTVLLLIIVACIAYIGRDMFIPRLGMIRRSIKNLILNRLTVKEKDIKKSD
- a CDS encoding DUF4129 domain-containing protein, whose product is MAGKKVRTSITFPTKLTGLAVAILLLLCPPAYSQVVHENPDTATPSYSDSFEDQLNWLLADMLDYLNDVSSALDSGNITAARKAYSQFSSSYKDFGDLLWQLNLSESDYQVMARQMNLTNDDIRAIIDASDAYDRGVLLYNTSLSAGDQANASIAAARVRDSYMNISSSYGSLRRNATVIEDFLTGRGVDVGLLDSSLSSLDHHMYQLNQSYSDLRIPENNSRLKLSVDKNRTSVGDIIYFSGDLQDMNGMPISNASVSVYVDGRLAGTFITDVNGDGTVGYEVPVSVSGDHVLAHAEYLPDSSSGPVITSNYIELTLQDMPATLSIRLDRDAASFGDTVSVMGELTAGDMGMPYRSVELFFNGSSLANVSTDKNGSYSYTLRIGPSLPAGISSINATYHRGANDILLGASSGDIALNIAARSTSLTLSASDAASADGTYNVYGYLLADNGVPVGGENISVYVDGSAAGTFPTGDDGAYNASITLQNNSSAGNYTIIASYDPGSGMSLTGSSSSPLAVIFQPAGPLVDQLTTIILGAIILLIVSAAAVLAYRRYNAPMPEKAVVMPEVSRPVERPREHVEPPLDVLKESDRIRAIGVNDTREAMVRLYAISRKLISDRFKFDESLTHHELYNAAVAAMPSLSLPLKDIILLYEKAVFANRTITSSELDRAIGSLKELDDRIRETGR